The Oscillatoria sp. FACHB-1407 genome includes a window with the following:
- a CDS encoding redoxin domain-containing protein: MVKTIAATQLGMIGCTTQHTTTTAELPIEGELPSLDGAIAWLNSQPLTVDELRGKVVLINFCTYTCINWLRQLPYVRAWAEKYQDQGLVVIGVHTPEFEFEKITNNVRRALADMRIAYPIAMDNDYAVWRAFGNHYWPALYFVDRQGRIRHHQFGEGDYERSERVIQQLLSESGANPVSQDVVEVDAHGVEAAADWNSLKSPENYLGYERTEHFASSGAVINKPRSYTVPAQLRRNQWALSGDWTIGRQAIVLNQSGGRIAYRFHARDLHLVMGPAEQGTSVRFRVFIDGQPAIATRGLDINDQGEGTVTEQRLYQLIRQPQPISDRQFEIEFLDAGVEAFAFTFG, encoded by the coding sequence ATGGTTAAAACTATCGCTGCCACCCAGCTTGGCATGATTGGCTGCACCACACAGCACACTACAACAACGGCTGAATTACCGATTGAAGGTGAACTACCTTCTCTGGACGGAGCGATCGCCTGGCTCAATTCACAGCCATTAACCGTTGATGAACTGCGTGGAAAAGTTGTGCTGATCAACTTCTGCACATATACCTGCATCAATTGGCTACGCCAACTCCCCTATGTCCGCGCATGGGCTGAGAAATATCAGGATCAGGGACTCGTTGTCATCGGTGTACATACGCCGGAGTTTGAATTTGAGAAGATTACCAATAATGTCCGCCGAGCTTTGGCAGACATGAGGATTGCCTACCCGATCGCGATGGACAACGATTATGCGGTGTGGCGTGCATTCGGGAATCATTATTGGCCAGCCCTGTATTTTGTAGACAGGCAAGGACGGATTCGGCATCACCAATTTGGCGAGGGCGACTACGAGCGATCGGAACGGGTGATTCAACAGCTATTGTCTGAGTCTGGAGCTAATCCTGTCAGCCAAGATGTGGTGGAAGTCGATGCTCATGGTGTTGAAGCTGCCGCCGATTGGAACAGCCTGAAATCGCCTGAAAACTACCTTGGCTACGAGAGAACAGAGCATTTTGCGTCTTCTGGCGCAGTGATCAACAAGCCTCGTTCGTATACTGTCCCCGCACAATTGAGACGTAATCAGTGGGCACTTTCTGGCGATTGGACCATTGGACGACAAGCCATTGTCCTGAATCAGTCCGGTGGACGGATCGCATACCGCTTCCACGCCCGCGACCTGCATCTGGTTATGGGCCCGGCTGAGCAAGGAACATCCGTACGGTTTCGCGTGTTCATAGACGGACAACCAGCCATTGCAACTCGTGGACTTGACATCAATGATCAAGGCGAAGGCACGGTTACTGAACAGCGGTTATACCAACTGATTCGACAGCCCCAGCCGATTAGCGATCGCCAGTTTGAGATCGAGTTTTTAGATGCTGGAGTGGAGGCGTTTGCGTTTACGTTCGGTTAA
- a CDS encoding SDR family NAD(P)-dependent oxidoreductase, producing MTKTSTHDSPILVTGAAGDIGGIGRHLTAMLLDKGYTVRALVRREDERAERLRQLGAEVVQGDLTDLDSMHRAIAGVTRIYFGMSVSPSYLEATVNVAAVARHHGVEAFVNMSQMTVTQMSITATTDSPQHKLHWLAEQALAWSGLPVVTVRPTVFLEGFFLRLAAAGVRDNDELALPLGNSKTSPISAVDVAHAVSVILDDPAPHIGQVYNLTGFESADLNHYAHIFSEALDRPIRYRDVPLSEWTDTLRKFGVPTHLVNHLAVMAELHTQGRYDRMTDDLFKLTGKTPTNMYDFVKLHAAEFTQSQVAARSSRR from the coding sequence ATGACAAAGACATCCACACACGACAGCCCCATCCTCGTGACCGGAGCGGCGGGCGATATCGGCGGCATTGGTCGCCATCTCACTGCCATGCTGCTCGACAAGGGTTATACCGTACGCGCCCTGGTTCGACGGGAGGATGAACGCGCTGAAAGGCTGCGCCAGCTTGGAGCTGAGGTTGTGCAGGGTGACTTGACTGATTTGGACTCAATGCACCGGGCGATCGCAGGTGTCACTCGCATCTATTTCGGAATGTCTGTCTCTCCAAGTTATTTGGAAGCAACGGTCAATGTGGCTGCGGTGGCACGGCATCACGGGGTCGAAGCCTTCGTGAATATGTCGCAGATGACGGTAACGCAAATGAGCATCACAGCGACTACTGACAGCCCACAGCACAAGTTGCATTGGCTGGCAGAACAGGCATTAGCGTGGTCGGGACTGCCGGTTGTAACAGTGCGACCGACGGTTTTCCTCGAAGGCTTTTTTCTGCGTCTTGCTGCGGCTGGTGTGCGAGACAACGATGAACTGGCACTGCCGCTGGGGAACAGCAAGACCTCACCGATCTCGGCTGTTGATGTAGCACACGCTGTATCCGTGATCCTCGACGATCCTGCCCCGCACATTGGTCAGGTTTACAATCTGACTGGATTTGAATCAGCCGATTTGAACCACTACGCGCATATCTTTTCCGAAGCACTCGATCGCCCGATTCGCTATCGCGACGTGCCACTCTCTGAATGGACTGATACACTTCGCAAGTTTGGGGTACCAACGCACCTCGTCAATCACCTTGCCGTGATGGCTGAACTTCACACGCAGGGGCGATATGACCGCATGACAGATGACCTGTTTAAGCTCACTGGCAAGACGCCGACGAATATGTACGACTTTGTGAAATTGCACGCTGCTGAATTCACCCAAAGTCAAGTCGCGGCTCGGTCTAGCCGCAGGTGA
- a CDS encoding epoxide hydrolase family protein, whose translation MAATVLLALPVHVLAQQSAQIRAQTQVVSEAIADNAIHPFRVQVPQELIDDLHRRLVMTRWPDQETVMDRSQGVQLATIRDLVDYWQTDYDWRNAEAKLNALPQFMTTIDGVDIHFIHVRSRHPNALPLIMTHGWPGSVFELLNVIEPLTDPTDYGGRAEDAFDLVIPSIPGFGFSGKPMGTGWSPDRIARAWDVLMKRLGYTRYVSQGGDWGAIISDALARQAPPGLLGIHVNRLERAATLPPNVAEALTNGQPAPTTLTTEERTVFDQIRDFYKTGNGYAAIMGTRPQTIGYGLSDSPVGLATWIYDKVADWVFTRGEPERSLTRDEILDGITLYWLTNTGTSSARIYWENNANNVGAFEISIPAAVTIFPGEIYQPPKNWVERAYHNLIYYHRVDKGGHFAAWEEPQLFSEEVRAAFRSLR comes from the coding sequence TTGGCAGCAACGGTTCTGCTGGCACTGCCCGTTCACGTGCTGGCGCAGCAATCCGCTCAAATCAGGGCACAAACTCAGGTTGTTTCTGAGGCGATCGCAGACAACGCTATCCACCCCTTCCGTGTCCAGGTTCCACAAGAGTTGATCGATGATCTCCACCGTCGCCTCGTGATGACACGCTGGCCCGATCAGGAGACGGTTATGGATCGATCGCAGGGTGTGCAACTGGCGACGATACGGGATCTGGTAGACTACTGGCAAACGGACTACGACTGGCGAAACGCTGAAGCGAAGCTCAACGCCCTGCCGCAGTTCATGACCACGATCGACGGTGTTGACATTCACTTCATCCACGTCCGCTCCCGCCACCCCAATGCGCTGCCGCTAATCATGACCCACGGCTGGCCTGGCTCAGTGTTCGAGCTGCTCAACGTCATCGAACCCCTCACCGATCCCACGGATTACGGAGGGCGTGCAGAGGACGCATTCGATCTCGTGATCCCGTCCATACCGGGCTTTGGTTTCTCTGGCAAACCAATGGGCACTGGCTGGAGTCCCGATCGCATCGCCCGCGCCTGGGATGTCTTGATGAAGCGACTGGGATATACACGCTACGTATCCCAGGGTGGCGACTGGGGTGCGATCATTTCCGATGCCCTTGCCCGTCAGGCTCCTCCAGGTCTGCTCGGCATCCACGTCAACCGACTTGAACGCGCAGCGACCCTCCCACCGAATGTGGCAGAGGCATTGACCAATGGGCAGCCTGCCCCAACAACCCTGACGACTGAGGAACGAACGGTGTTTGATCAGATCAGGGACTTTTACAAGACAGGCAATGGCTATGCAGCGATTATGGGCACACGTCCGCAAACGATTGGATACGGACTCTCGGATTCACCAGTAGGACTAGCAACATGGATCTATGACAAGGTTGCTGACTGGGTGTTCACTCGCGGTGAACCAGAGCGATCGCTCACCCGCGACGAGATACTGGATGGCATCACACTCTACTGGCTAACGAATACTGGTACCTCAAGTGCGCGGATCTACTGGGAAAATAACGCCAACAACGTTGGTGCATTCGAGATCTCAATTCCCGCAGCAGTAACAATTTTTCCCGGCGAGATCTACCAGCCACCTAAAAACTGGGTAGAGCGAGCCTACCACAACCTCATCTACTATCATCGAGTGGATAAGGGCGGACACTTTGCAGCATGGGAGGAGCCACAGCTTTTTTCTGAAGAGGTTCGTGCTGCGTTCAGGTCACTGCGTTAG
- a CDS encoding dihydrolipoyl dehydrogenase family protein, whose product METADLIVIGSGQGGVPLAADFARAGKKVVLFERDALGGSCINYGCTPSKAFLAAAHAAGRARQAAKLGIHAQVEVDFSAVMERVRGIRSQFNQGTQQRLESAGVKVVCAEATFTGERTVSGGGVTVQAPIIVINTGTSSTIPDIPGLAGTPYLTNRNFFDVQQIPSRLLVVGGGYIALELGQGMARLGSQTELIVRGDRLLAQEESEVSAVLLDAFKQDGIGVHLKTTVKQVDYTNGVFTLTLSNGAALDGDALLIATGRKPNTAALNSAVAGVELDAQGFVKIDDHFQTTSPGIYAIGDVAKQPAFTHVAWEDYRRLNAILCGEQRTRSDRVLGYAVYTEPQVGRVGMTLEQAQRQGISAREVTLPMAHIARSIEWGHDLGFYSMVIDTQTNLILGATLVGYEAAELVHVFLSLMEAKATWQLLEQSVHIHPTYGEALPSLARLLIGEDMPTCPNM is encoded by the coding sequence ATGGAAACAGCAGATTTGATTGTCATTGGCAGTGGTCAGGGTGGAGTTCCACTTGCGGCTGACTTTGCCAGAGCCGGTAAGAAAGTTGTCTTATTTGAGCGGGATGCGTTGGGTGGCAGTTGCATCAACTACGGCTGTACACCGTCTAAAGCCTTTCTAGCGGCTGCCCATGCCGCAGGTCGTGCCAGACAAGCGGCAAAGCTCGGCATCCACGCGCAAGTTGAAGTCGATTTTTCTGCGGTGATGGAGCGGGTACGTGGCATTCGCAGCCAGTTTAATCAGGGAACCCAACAGCGATTAGAAAGTGCAGGGGTTAAAGTCGTTTGTGCTGAAGCCACGTTCACGGGAGAGCGAACGGTGAGCGGAGGTGGGGTAACCGTGCAAGCTCCGATTATTGTGATCAACACAGGCACATCCTCCACCATTCCTGACATTCCCGGTTTGGCAGGAACACCGTATCTCACCAACCGCAATTTCTTTGATGTGCAGCAGATTCCGTCCCGGTTGCTGGTGGTTGGCGGAGGCTATATTGCTCTGGAGTTGGGGCAGGGAATGGCACGGTTAGGTAGTCAGACTGAATTGATTGTGCGGGGCGATCGCCTACTCGCTCAAGAAGAATCCGAAGTCAGTGCAGTGCTGTTGGATGCATTCAAGCAAGACGGAATTGGAGTGCATCTCAAGACAACCGTGAAGCAGGTTGATTACACGAACGGTGTGTTTACCCTGACTCTGAGTAATGGGGCGGCACTAGATGGAGACGCATTGCTGATTGCAACTGGGCGCAAACCAAATACAGCCGCATTAAATTCTGCGGTGGCAGGTGTTGAACTAGATGCCCAGGGGTTTGTCAAAATCGATGATCACTTTCAAACAACTTCCCCTGGAATTTATGCGATCGGAGATGTGGCTAAACAGCCTGCGTTTACCCATGTGGCCTGGGAAGACTACCGCCGCTTAAACGCCATTCTCTGTGGGGAACAGCGAACCCGTAGCGATCGCGTCTTAGGTTATGCCGTCTACACAGAACCGCAAGTGGGTCGCGTGGGAATGACGTTAGAGCAGGCTCAGAGACAGGGTATCTCTGCTCGCGAAGTCACCCTGCCAATGGCTCATATCGCCCGTAGCATTGAGTGGGGACACGATCTGGGGTTCTACAGCATGGTTATTGACACCCAAACGAATCTGATTTTAGGCGCAACGCTGGTGGGATACGAAGCAGCTGAACTGGTGCATGTCTTTTTGTCATTAATGGAAGCAAAAGCGACGTGGCAATTACTTGAACAATCGGTTCACATTCACCCAACCTATGGTGAAGCATTACCCAGTCTTGCAAGGCTACTGATTGGAGAGGATATGCCAACTTGTCCCAATATGTAA
- a CDS encoding CHASE2 domain-containing protein — MWTTLNQTIRRWRGVLLTVPGVAGGLLILRFAGALQLMELAALDQMFRLRPFEPADPRIVLVTIDESDIKQMGQWPMSDAVLAQLILAVKQQQPRVIGLDIFRDLPVEPGHQELLNVFTSTPNLIGVEKVIETAQGEVIQATPVLEQRNQISSSDLLLDTDGTIRRSLVYLTNQDGQSIATLGARLAFIYLEGEGIELEILNASQGEFRLGRTTFTSLQPNDGGYVGVDAGGYQILSNFPKLPNHFRTVSMTDVLEGHVPNNLMHDRIVLIGITAESIEDKFFISYTADSIAAPSGAEVHALLTSQLLSAALDGRPLLKVWSDLLESLWIVLWSTIGAVIGWTSRSPRQTTIRVFVLGLVLFVSAYGLFLAGWWVIIIPPLLALIGSAITSNSYLLWENLKEYARNLEQKVEERTVKLQQEIIERKQAEDTLSQQKQLLQAIVDHIPVMITLYNEAGKVEFVNRQCEHILGWTTTDLHYIDLIAECCSDLEQKQQILNHMLSATGNWLDLKIKTKDKHWVDTTWTNVQLTDCIFIGIGQDISDRKRAEEASILEERNRMAREIHDTLAQAFTGILLHVGAAAEQITKKPALAQTHLETLEELARTGLAEARRSVAALRPKLLEEGDLFSALKQLTLQMRSSTNTDLTCNIIGTAYSLAPDVENHLLRIGQEALTNAIKYAHATEIQVELVCEEPQCVLRVKDNGQGFDINQIPPNEGFGLLGMSERVEQMKGELVIHSQPGQGTEVVVIVNRE; from the coding sequence ATGTGGACAACCTTGAACCAAACCATTCGGCGATGGCGCGGTGTTTTACTAACTGTTCCAGGTGTTGCTGGAGGATTGCTGATTTTGCGGTTTGCAGGGGCACTCCAGCTAATGGAGTTAGCGGCACTTGACCAGATGTTTCGCTTGCGCCCATTTGAACCAGCTGATCCACGAATTGTTCTGGTTACGATCGATGAGTCAGATATCAAGCAGATGGGACAGTGGCCGATGTCTGATGCAGTGCTGGCTCAGTTAATTTTGGCTGTCAAACAGCAACAGCCTAGAGTGATTGGATTAGACATTTTTCGAGATTTACCTGTCGAACCCGGTCATCAAGAACTGCTTAACGTTTTTACCTCGACTCCTAATTTGATTGGAGTTGAGAAGGTCATCGAAACGGCTCAAGGTGAAGTGATTCAAGCAACACCCGTGTTAGAGCAGCGTAATCAAATTAGTTCCAGTGATCTCCTGTTGGATACCGATGGCACCATTCGCCGCAGTTTGGTGTACTTAACTAACCAAGATGGACAATCGATCGCAACTTTAGGCGCACGACTCGCCTTTATCTATCTTGAAGGTGAGGGCATTGAGTTAGAAATATTGAACGCCAGTCAAGGAGAGTTTCGCTTAGGTCGAACCACATTTACATCCTTGCAACCCAACGATGGCGGTTATGTTGGCGTTGATGCAGGTGGATATCAGATTTTGTCAAACTTCCCTAAACTGCCAAATCATTTTCGCACCGTTTCAATGACCGATGTGTTGGAGGGTCATGTCCCCAACAATCTCATGCACGATCGCATTGTTTTAATTGGAATCACGGCGGAGAGTATCGAAGATAAATTTTTCATCTCTTACACGGCTGACTCAATTGCAGCACCGTCAGGTGCTGAAGTTCATGCATTGCTAACCAGTCAATTGCTCAGTGCAGCTTTGGATGGTCGCCCCTTGTTGAAGGTTTGGTCAGATTTATTGGAATCGCTGTGGATTGTGCTTTGGTCTACGATTGGGGCAGTTATTGGATGGACATCGCGATCGCCTCGCCAAACCACAATTAGAGTTTTTGTATTGGGACTTGTTCTGTTTGTTAGTGCCTATGGGCTGTTTCTAGCAGGTTGGTGGGTCATTATTATTCCTCCGCTGTTAGCCCTCATTGGCTCTGCTATCACAAGCAATAGCTACCTATTATGGGAAAACCTGAAGGAATATGCCCGCAACCTGGAGCAGAAAGTAGAAGAACGAACTGTAAAACTACAGCAAGAGATTATTGAACGAAAACAGGCAGAAGATACGCTGAGTCAACAGAAACAGCTTTTGCAAGCGATCGTGGATCACATTCCTGTGATGATTACGCTTTACAATGAAGCGGGCAAGGTTGAATTTGTGAATCGGCAGTGTGAGCACATTTTGGGATGGACAACCACAGACTTACACTACATTGATTTGATTGCTGAATGTTGTTCTGACTTAGAGCAAAAACAACAAATCTTAAACCATATGTTATCTGCAACTGGCAACTGGTTAGATCTCAAAATCAAAACTAAAGATAAGCATTGGGTAGACACAACATGGACAAATGTTCAACTCACTGACTGCATATTTATCGGTATTGGACAAGACATTAGCGATCGCAAACGAGCCGAAGAAGCTTCAATTTTAGAGGAACGCAACCGCATGGCGCGTGAAATTCACGATACATTAGCCCAAGCATTTACAGGTATTTTGCTGCATGTCGGAGCTGCCGCTGAACAAATTACGAAGAAACCTGCTTTAGCACAAACCCATTTGGAAACGTTAGAAGAGTTGGCGCGGACTGGGCTGGCTGAAGCTCGGCGATCAGTAGCAGCACTACGTCCCAAACTTTTAGAAGAGGGAGACTTATTTAGTGCTCTCAAGCAATTAACGCTTCAAATGCGATCGTCTACTAATACAGATCTCACATGTAACATCATTGGCACGGCTTACTCATTAGCACCCGATGTAGAGAATCACTTACTTCGGATTGGGCAGGAAGCATTAACCAATGCCATTAAATATGCTCACGCGACTGAAATTCAAGTTGAACTTGTTTGTGAGGAGCCACAGTGTGTATTACGAGTCAAAGACAATGGTCAGGGATTTGACATTAACCAAATTCCACCTAATGAAGGATTTGGACTTTTGGGAATGAGTGAACGGGTTGAGCAGATGAAGGGTGAGTTAGTTATTCATAGCCAACCGGGACAAGGTACAGAAGTCGTTGTCATTGTGAACCGGGAGTAG
- a CDS encoding DUF928 domain-containing protein yields the protein MVYIKSLLRSIAIGVALASELAIALSIITMAPGTATTQHEGKQRVASHQTPNQTASPPPRRNPGSSVAGGRRNSNACPQDGISETTSLPLIPLSPMTGTGLTLEARPTFLVYVPRTSAETAEFSLSTRDGRGIYRTTIPLTHTPDIVSIPMPDQTEPLEVGRPYMWVFAIICNPNRRMADQFVISNIERTALDPVRLRQIEQTPIRQRIALYQEDGIWYDALNLLFELKRNQPNDPEIDAAWREFLNSEGVDTMIEINSARSR from the coding sequence ATGGTCTACATCAAATCTCTGTTACGCTCTATCGCTATTGGCGTTGCCCTGGCTTCGGAACTGGCGATCGCTCTCAGCATCATCACAATGGCTCCTGGCACTGCCACAACGCAACATGAAGGTAAACAACGTGTAGCCTCTCACCAGACCCCCAATCAAACGGCTTCTCCCCCTCCACGGCGAAATCCAGGTAGCTCAGTAGCCGGGGGACGCCGCAATTCGAATGCGTGCCCTCAAGACGGGATTTCAGAAACAACTAGCCTGCCCTTGATCCCCCTTAGCCCAATGACTGGGACAGGCTTAACACTCGAAGCGCGTCCGACATTTCTGGTATATGTGCCTAGAACCAGTGCTGAAACTGCGGAATTTAGCCTCAGTACCCGAGACGGACGCGGCATTTATCGAACTACAATTCCCTTAACTCATACGCCTGATATCGTCAGCATTCCGATGCCAGATCAAACAGAGCCGTTAGAGGTTGGCAGACCCTATATGTGGGTATTCGCTATTATCTGTAATCCAAACCGTCGCATGGCTGATCAATTTGTCATAAGTAACATAGAACGAACTGCGCTTGATCCGGTACGTCTACGTCAAATTGAACAAACCCCTATCAGGCAGCGCATTGCCTTATATCAGGAGGATGGCATTTGGTATGATGCCCTCAATCTTCTATTTGAGTTGAAGCGCAACCAACCCAATGACCCGGAGATCGATGCAGCATGGCGTGAGTTTTTGAACTCTGAAGGGGTGGATACCATGATAGAGATTAATTCAGCCAGATCCAGATAA
- a CDS encoding CHAT domain-containing protein produces the protein MNWRAIIQKLFSSKARRQFLQVALLGLLISVSLHVGIAVGLQEIGHWQTENVESSAISSSPVDSSVSSPAVQLMQQAETYYHAGQVSQAIALWQQAALHYETEDDSLNQALTLSFLATAFADQGQWAPANEAIARSIALLNAPGLNSNPNTSTVRAQVLTVQGELQLTQGQASTALKTWQQAETAYRQTHDTSGILGSQINQARALQSEGLYRRATTLLTQIEQSLHNQPNSWLKVTGLRNLGKMLRLVGSLPQSRAVLEESLAIALQLQDNSPESATNISGILLSLGNTTRAQGEIDSALAFYQQAAATAPSATTKTQVQLVQFSLLVEADRLTDVQQVLPGLQSQITNLPPGRLAVYARINLAQSLIKWGNKQTELAAKGSFDFSALAQDLATAISQARSMGDRRAESYALGTLGSLYEITHQWDSAKTLTQEALRIAQSIDAPDVTYQWQWQLGRIFCHNTQPCAAAGDVQNATVAYGEAVKTLQSLRHDLVAINQEVQFSFREGVEPVYRQFVELLLHSPLTPPSEGGGAKPSQENLKQAREVIEALQLAELDNFFREACLNARPVEIDQIDPHAAVIYPIILPTQFAVIVGLPNQPLRYYKTSLPQTEVERILTQLYDSLRPTAFLEDWMPAAQQVYNLLLRPVETQLAASNIKTLVFVPDGLLRNIPMAVLHDGQHYLIENYAVVLTPGLQLLQPQPLTQMRLQGLLAGVSQARENFPPLPNVSVEIDQIRAEIPSQVLLDQSFTNDSFQTRVDSTPSSIVHLATHGQFSSNADDTFILTWDGRINVKQLDQLLQTREGNLNPIELLVLSACQTAEGDDRAALGMAGVAVRSGARSTLASLWSVSDRSTALLMIEFYHQLAQPGMTKAEALRRAQVSLLQQDDYMIPYYWAPFVLLGNWL, from the coding sequence ATGAATTGGAGAGCCATTATTCAAAAACTATTTTCAAGCAAAGCACGACGGCAATTCCTACAGGTTGCTCTGTTAGGTTTGTTAATTTCCGTTAGCCTTCATGTGGGGATTGCTGTTGGATTACAAGAAATTGGTCATTGGCAGACCGAGAATGTCGAGTCCAGTGCGATTTCATCAAGTCCTGTAGATTCTTCTGTAAGTTCTCCTGCTGTTCAACTGATGCAGCAAGCAGAAACCTATTATCACGCGGGACAGGTTTCACAGGCGATCGCCCTCTGGCAACAAGCCGCCCTGCACTACGAAACAGAGGATGATTCTCTCAATCAAGCACTCACGCTGAGTTTCCTTGCCACTGCCTTTGCTGATCAGGGACAGTGGGCACCAGCCAATGAAGCGATCGCTCGTTCAATAGCACTGCTCAATGCTCCAGGGTTAAACTCTAATCCAAACACCTCAACTGTTCGGGCTCAAGTGCTCACCGTTCAAGGAGAACTTCAACTCACCCAGGGTCAAGCCTCAACAGCACTGAAAACCTGGCAACAGGCTGAAACAGCTTACCGTCAGACCCATGACACTAGTGGTATTTTAGGCAGCCAGATCAATCAGGCAAGAGCATTGCAGTCAGAGGGACTCTATAGACGCGCCACAACGCTGCTCACCCAGATTGAGCAATCCCTTCATAACCAACCTAATTCATGGCTCAAGGTCACTGGTTTGCGAAATCTAGGCAAGATGCTGCGGTTAGTTGGTAGTCTGCCTCAATCACGAGCCGTTTTGGAAGAAAGCTTAGCGATCGCCCTCCAACTCCAGGATAATTCTCCTGAATCTGCAACTAATATCAGTGGGATCTTGCTCAGTTTGGGCAACACAACTCGCGCTCAAGGAGAAATTGATTCTGCACTCGCGTTCTATCAACAGGCAGCAGCTACGGCTCCTTCAGCCACAACCAAAACGCAAGTCCAACTCGTTCAATTTAGTTTGTTGGTTGAAGCCGATCGACTGACAGATGTGCAACAGGTGCTGCCAGGACTGCAATCCCAAATCACCAATTTGCCTCCTGGTCGTCTGGCTGTTTATGCTCGCATCAACTTGGCTCAAAGCTTAATCAAATGGGGCAACAAACAAACAGAACTCGCCGCAAAAGGATCTTTTGATTTCAGTGCTTTAGCTCAGGATCTTGCAACAGCCATTAGTCAAGCGCGTAGCATGGGCGATCGCCGGGCTGAGTCGTATGCCCTGGGCACATTAGGAAGCCTGTATGAAATAACACATCAGTGGGATAGTGCTAAAACGTTGACACAGGAAGCACTGAGAATTGCTCAGTCAATTGATGCACCTGATGTGACTTATCAGTGGCAGTGGCAATTGGGACGAATCTTTTGTCACAATACGCAGCCCTGTGCTGCTGCTGGAGATGTGCAGAATGCAACGGTTGCCTATGGAGAAGCTGTAAAAACGTTGCAATCTCTCCGCCATGATTTAGTCGCAATCAATCAAGAGGTGCAGTTTTCGTTTCGAGAAGGTGTCGAACCGGTTTATCGACAGTTTGTAGAACTGCTGTTGCACTCCCCCCTAACCCCTCCTTCCGAAGGAGGGGGGGCAAAACCGAGTCAGGAAAACCTGAAACAAGCGCGTGAGGTGATTGAAGCACTCCAGTTAGCAGAATTGGATAACTTCTTTCGAGAAGCCTGTTTAAATGCTCGTCCAGTCGAAATTGACCAAATTGATCCACACGCTGCTGTCATTTACCCGATCATTTTGCCGACCCAGTTTGCGGTTATTGTAGGGTTGCCAAATCAACCGCTGCGTTATTACAAAACTTCCCTTCCTCAAACCGAAGTAGAGCGCATCCTCACTCAACTCTACGACTCGCTCAGACCTACTGCCTTTCTAGAAGATTGGATGCCTGCTGCTCAACAGGTCTACAATCTACTCCTGCGTCCTGTAGAAACGCAACTGGCAGCCAGTAATATTAAGACTCTCGTGTTTGTGCCAGATGGCTTACTGCGAAATATCCCAATGGCGGTGCTCCATGATGGGCAGCATTATTTAATTGAAAATTACGCTGTTGTTCTCACGCCTGGTTTACAACTGTTGCAACCCCAACCCCTGACTCAGATGCGACTACAAGGGCTACTGGCAGGAGTGAGTCAAGCTCGCGAAAACTTTCCGCCATTGCCGAATGTCAGCGTTGAAATTGATCAAATCAGGGCTGAAATTCCATCTCAGGTTCTTCTAGATCAATCATTTACCAATGACTCGTTTCAAACTCGAGTTGATTCTACTCCGTCGTCCATTGTTCATCTTGCAACCCATGGTCAGTTTAGCTCAAATGCAGATGATACATTTATCTTGACCTGGGATGGGCGCATCAACGTCAAACAATTAGATCAGCTCTTGCAAACGAGAGAAGGCAATCTTAACCCGATCGAACTGTTAGTCTTGAGTGCATGTCAAACGGCAGAAGGCGACGATCGCGCCGCATTAGGCATGGCAGGAGTAGCTGTGCGATCGGGAGCACGCAGTACCCTTGCCTCGTTGTGGTCGGTGAGCGATCGCTCCACTGCACTGTTGATGATTGAGTTTTATCATCAGTTGGCTCAACCCGGAATGACGAAAGCTGAAGCACTGCGTCGGGCGCAGGTAAGCCTACTACAGCAGGATGATTACATGATTCCTTATTACTGGGCACCGTTTGTTCTGTTAGGAAATTGGCTCTAA